One Littorina saxatilis isolate snail1 linkage group LG12, US_GU_Lsax_2.0, whole genome shotgun sequence genomic region harbors:
- the LOC138982538 gene encoding nuclear hormone receptor family member nhr-8-like, whose amino-acid sequence MSRKAGQKNDNQHGPAQVEAMDLQHNSHRQQHYQQQQQQVSRGSSAEPELSMETSSGHQQHYDSRQSVSSDPDTSGSEQHPMHHNQQHQHLSNPGQSSGNAHGRGGENVQIANHWVDSSENKLDLQSLGLGIGDSGMPILTKLEPVDFKGDLITRLKQEYVGGGGIKEGHLRELLMRSGAKDFADDSASKALLQLSGQSMPDIKALGAQLLAASNGASEHSLGQAGMAAFQSMGGSVEPGGISMQMGPDGTLRPKKIRHKKRVNGKKICLVCGDKALAHNFDVITCESCKAFFRRNALKSQNLQRCMFQNSCTIDKNTRRFCPSCRLKKCFDIGMKAELMLDDEERRLRQEKKAQRQKQPGPGTATEEGGEGQVGSSGIKNVDMDGIAFSPDSGVSTPQGNSFSPTDAIGPHGSSSATSSLQPSPLPSFHTLRDPLAQSPSASGRSSPFSPGGSSSYGVSPGVGLLQPSTAEHSPFSTLLNQLSTSSQSPVATTSLSPVPPAGHQQHQQQQHSAPPYPQNKSPRSVYTESSLAQQQKRHQLYQEEDDGEETIEETTGEEEEQAGFQPQDEAGAYPLLPGPGARIFKHVPRDQLPSDPFMYWIVSGEERLVLANLTIAYQEVLLSLPERGLCRNVPISDNYFIHDFLNEIDDAMYKIVQFSKHIPDFRLVRKEDQIAMLKSSAMQTLGIACCAAYVHERDCWLSLRGDLTSSHLRKLTNDDPYIQIGVEYCRSVKSLVKNDFTIYALIHCMILFDPRDAKIVDRQIINQTRDKYVIMLKHYLESQYSYLYADEYFVAIQERVREMCHLALSGNALFRRYSSAFQPLITEMLSSG is encoded by the exons ATGTCCAGAAAAGCGGGGCAGAAGAACGACAATCAACATGGGCCCGCTCAGGTAGAGGCCATGGATCTCCAACACAACTCACATCGCCAGCAACAttaccagcagcagcagcagcaggtcTCAAGGGGCAGTAGCGCAGAGCCTGAACTGTCAATGGAGACTTCCTCCGGTCACCAGCAGCACTACGACAGCCGCCAATCAGTCAGCTCCGACCCTGACACCAGCGGCAGCGAACAGCATCCCATGCACCACAACCAGCAGCATCAGCATCTGAGTAACCCAGGGCAGTCTTCAGGCAACGCCCACGGCCGAGGAGGCGAGAATGTCCAGATTGCAAACCACTGGGTGGACTCGTCAGAGAACAAGCTGGACCTTCAGAGCCTGGGGCTTGGGATCGGGGACAGTGGCATGCCCATCCTCACCAAGCTGGAGCCCGTGGACTTCAAGGGCGACCTCATCACCCGCCTCAAGCAGGAGTACGTCGGCGGAGGCGGCATCAAGGAGGGGCACCTGAGGGAGCTCCTCATGAGAAGCGGGGCCAAGGACTTCGCAGATGACTCCGCCAGTAAAGCCCTCCTGCAGCTGTCTGGGCAGTCAATGCCTGACATCAAGGCTCTAGGGGCTCAGCTCCTGGCGGCCTCCAACGGGGCCTCTGAACACTCCCTGGGACAGGCAGGCATGGCGGCGTTTCAGAGCATGGGCGGGTCGGTGGAGCCGGGTGGGATCAGCATGCAGATGGGACCTGACGGGACCCTGAGGCCCAAGAAGATCCGCCACAAGAAGCGGGTCAACGGGAAGAAGATCTGTCTGGTGTGCGGCGACAAGGCGCTCGCCCACAACTTTGATGTCATCACCTGTGAGTCCTGCAAGGCCTTCTTTAGGCGGAACGCTCTGAAAAGCCAG AACCTCCAGCGCTGTATGTTCCAAAACAGCTGCACCATCGACAAGAACACTCGTCGCTTCTGCCCCTCCTGTCGCCTCAAGAAATGTTTCGACATCGGGATGAAAGCGGAGCTCATGCTTG ATGACGAGGAGCGACGCTTGCGGCAGGAGAAGAAGGCACAGCGCCAGAAGCAGCCTGGACCCGGCACGGCGACGGAGGAGGGCGGCGAGGGACAGGTTGGGTCTTCGGGCATCAAGAACGTCGACATGGACGGCATCGCCTTCAGTCCGGACAGCGGGGTCAGCACGCCCCAGGGCAACTCCTTCTCCCCCACTGACGCCATAGGGCCCCACGGATCCTCCTCCGCTACCTCCTCCCTGCAACCGTCTCCCCTCCCGTCCTTCCACACGTTGAGGGACCCTTTGGCGCAATCACCTTCCGCTTCTGGTCGGTCCTCACCCTTCAGTCCAGGGGGGTCTTCGTCCTACGGAGTGTCTCCGGGGGTGGGTCTCCTGCAGCCGTCCACTGCGGAACATTCGCCGTTCAGCACCCTGCTGAATCAGCTTTCCACCTCCTCCCAGTCACCCGTGGCAACCACCTCGCTCTCCCCGGTCCCTCCAGCGGGTCATCAGCaacaccagcagcagcagcactcCGCTCCGCCTTATCCTCAAAACAAGTCCCCTCGCTCTGTCTACACTGAGTCCTCTCTGGCCCAGCAGCAAAAGCGTCACCAACTCTACCAAGAAGAAGACGACGGGGAAGAAACGATAGAGGAAACAACAGGCGAGGAAGAGGAGCAGGCGGGTTTTCAGCCACAAGACGAGGCCGGAGCCTACCCTCTACTGCCGGGCCCCGGCGCGAGGATCTTCAAGCACGTGCCGCGCGACCAGCTGCCCTCAGATCCCTTCATGTACTGGATCGTGTCTGGGGAAGAACGCCTCGTCCTCGCCAACCTCACCATCGCCTACCAGGAGGTTCTCCTCAGCCTCCCGGAGCGCGGTCTTTGCCGCAACGTCCCCATCTCCGATAACTACTTCATCCACGACTTTCTCAACGAGATCGACGACGCCATGTACAAGATCGTGCAGTTCTCCAAACACATCCCGGACTTCAGGCTTGTACGGAAAGAGGATCAGATCGCCATGCTCAAGTCGTCGGCCATGCAGACCCTGGGCATCGCCTGCTGCGCGGCCTACGTTCACGAGAGGGACTGCTGGCTCAGCCTTCGTGGTGACCTGACGAGTTCCCACCTGAGAAAGCTCACCAATGATGATCCCTATATTCAG ATCGGGGTGGAGTACTGCCGCTCAGTCAAGTCCCTGGTGAAGAACGACTTCACCATCTACGCCCTCATCCACTGCATGATCCTCTTCGACCCCCGGGACGCCAAGATCGTCGACCGCCAGATCATCAACCAGACGCGCGACAAGTACGTCATCATGCTCAAGCACTACCTCGAGTCCCAGTACTCCTACCTCTACGCTGATGAGTACTTCGTGGCCATCCAGGAGAGAGTGCGCGAGATGTGTCACCTGGCTCTGTCCGGCAACGCCCTCTTCCGGCGTTACTCTTCGGCCTTCCAGCCTCTCATCACCGAGATGCTCAGTTCTGGCTAG